The Cohaesibacter gelatinilyticus genome includes a window with the following:
- the devC gene encoding ABC transporter permease DevC encodes MTAFLTWLLGRIPIGWLQLTHNKGRFWVALFGVAFANVLVFVQLGMLGALNNSTIQPYQLLDADIIISASDSNTLLDGGNVARQHMLQALAIADVKSGASVYFGKVDWRVTNDQISAMQVVGMPIESVDFIAPALRPSFLHLSLADTALVDRKTRGGTKEFFDNLSPLTPAIYELNNRQVKLLGAMEIGAGFSADGNLLMSDQSFLRLSQQRSSAAPNHILLKVKQGASIERVVTLLKNLLPEEDLLIRSFNQAAADEQAYQTSVKPVGIIFGFGTIIGVLVGIVIVYQILSTDVADHLKEYATFKAIGYKQAFFLGIVFEEALILAVLGFIPGTLAAMGIYKLLALKSGLPVGLTLGRALMVFIGTIVACSISGAIATRRLSQADPADLF; translated from the coding sequence ATGACTGCTTTTCTGACATGGTTGCTCGGCCGTATTCCCATCGGCTGGCTGCAACTGACCCATAACAAAGGGCGCTTTTGGGTGGCTTTATTTGGTGTGGCCTTTGCCAATGTGTTGGTATTTGTTCAATTGGGCATGCTGGGGGCGCTTAACAATTCTACCATTCAGCCCTATCAGTTGCTTGATGCGGATATCATTATCTCGGCATCCGATTCCAATACCTTGCTGGATGGGGGCAATGTTGCCCGGCAGCATATGCTGCAGGCCTTGGCAATTGCAGATGTAAAATCAGGCGCTTCAGTTTACTTTGGTAAGGTCGACTGGCGGGTGACAAATGATCAGATCTCCGCCATGCAAGTGGTGGGTATGCCGATTGAGAGCGTTGATTTCATTGCACCAGCATTGCGACCTTCCTTCCTGCATTTGTCTCTGGCGGATACCGCTCTGGTGGACCGAAAAACGCGTGGTGGTACGAAGGAATTTTTTGACAATCTCTCACCTTTAACTCCTGCCATTTATGAGCTGAATAACAGGCAGGTTAAACTGCTTGGGGCCATGGAGATCGGAGCGGGATTCAGTGCTGATGGCAACTTGTTGATGTCTGATCAGAGCTTTCTACGCCTTTCTCAGCAACGAAGTTCAGCTGCACCCAATCATATTCTTTTGAAGGTCAAGCAAGGAGCCTCCATCGAGCGGGTCGTGACTTTGCTGAAAAACCTGCTGCCTGAAGAGGATCTTCTGATCAGGAGTTTCAATCAGGCAGCTGCAGATGAGCAAGCATATCAGACCTCGGTCAAACCGGTAGGCATCATCTTTGGTTTTGGCACCATCATTGGCGTTTTGGTCGGTATTGTGATCGTCTACCAGATCCTCTCGACAGATGTTGCCGATCATCTGAAGGAATATGCGACCTTCAAAGCCATAGGCTATAAGCAGGCTTTTTTCCTCGGTATTGTCTTCGAGGAAGCTTTGATCCTGGCGGTGCTGGGTTTTATACCCGGAACGTTGGCTGCCATGGGGATTTACAAGTTGCTTGCCTTGAAATCGGGATTGCCTGTAGGACTTACCCTGGGGCGGGCCTTGATGGTGTTCATCGGCACCATAGTTGCCTGTTCCATATCAGGAGCGATTGCTACACGGCGTTTGTCTCAGGCTGATCCTGCGGATCTATTTTGA
- a CDS encoding cytochrome c has translation MRRMIYGAISALVFTGAVFVMLSFWPIGKKVELTSLKGVPERGAYLARIAGCIACHSNFKEGGAPLAGGVAFKTEFGTFYSPNITTDGELGMGEWSLADFERAVRQGVSPDGEAYYPAFPYPFYAKLSDQDIADLWAAFQTVVPVTQASKLHEVPFPFNLREGLKVWRGLFLDQSSDASVSNKSEQWQRGQYLVEGPGHCGACHTPRNLLGARKTDLALQGADKLPDGSKSPSITAEALQKGGWDKDNLAYAFQTGLIPDGDVFGGSMGEVVRDGMAFLSQEDREAIAIYLLDLRE, from the coding sequence ATGAGGCGCATGATTTATGGTGCAATTTCAGCTCTGGTATTTACCGGGGCTGTCTTTGTGATGCTGTCTTTCTGGCCCATTGGCAAAAAGGTCGAACTGACTTCCTTGAAAGGCGTGCCGGAACGTGGTGCTTATCTTGCAAGAATAGCGGGTTGTATCGCCTGTCATAGCAATTTCAAGGAAGGTGGAGCTCCGCTCGCTGGTGGTGTTGCGTTCAAGACCGAGTTTGGCACCTTCTATTCTCCCAATATCACCACCGATGGTGAGCTTGGTATGGGAGAATGGAGCCTTGCTGATTTTGAGCGTGCTGTTCGGCAGGGTGTTTCGCCAGATGGAGAGGCCTATTATCCAGCCTTTCCCTATCCTTTCTATGCCAAACTAAGCGATCAGGATATTGCCGATCTTTGGGCTGCCTTTCAAACGGTGGTGCCGGTTACGCAGGCTTCCAAGTTGCATGAGGTTCCGTTTCCTTTCAATCTGAGGGAAGGGCTGAAAGTCTGGCGCGGCTTGTTTCTTGATCAATCAAGTGATGCATCTGTTTCGAACAAGAGCGAGCAATGGCAACGGGGGCAATATCTCGTTGAAGGGCCTGGTCATTGCGGGGCTTGTCATACGCCACGCAATTTGCTTGGGGCAAGGAAGACAGATCTTGCTTTGCAAGGAGCAGATAAATTGCCTGATGGCAGCAAATCTCCTTCAATCACTGCTGAAGCCCTTCAAAAAGGCGGATGGGACAAAGATAATCTTGCCTATGCCTTTCAGACCGGGCTGATACCTGATGGAGATGTCTTTGGTGGCTCCATGGGGGAGGTCGTGCGTGACGGCATGGCTTTCCTCAGTCAGGAAGATCGAGAGGCAATTGCTATCTATCTGCTTGACCTGAGAGAATGA
- a CDS encoding ImuA family protein, with the protein MDRDFGNCYPPEKSRMHEVCGPGAYFFAFALAARLGGQVIWVQEKWRSEQINPSGFARFISPDKLLLVTTKDQKELMAVSEEALRSSAIAFVVMEASQPLTLTTGRRLQLAARDGGTMALAIIPEGVGSNVAETRWHCAPIFDGNFYSADSTLQRWQLIKNKKGTFGVWHVRWDREAHRVAMVSSIGERTGSSNLSA; encoded by the coding sequence ATGGATCGCGATTTTGGCAATTGTTATCCTCCTGAAAAGAGCCGTATGCATGAAGTTTGTGGGCCGGGGGCCTATTTCTTTGCCTTTGCGCTGGCGGCACGTCTTGGTGGGCAGGTGATCTGGGTGCAGGAGAAATGGCGGTCTGAGCAGATCAACCCATCTGGCTTTGCACGTTTCATCTCGCCTGACAAATTGCTTCTGGTTACGACAAAGGATCAGAAGGAACTGATGGCCGTCTCGGAAGAGGCGTTGCGCTCCAGTGCCATTGCCTTTGTGGTGATGGAGGCCAGTCAACCTCTGACTCTGACAACCGGGCGGCGCTTGCAATTGGCTGCGCGTGATGGGGGAACAATGGCTCTGGCCATCATCCCCGAAGGGGTGGGGAGCAATGTTGCCGAGACACGTTGGCATTGTGCGCCCATATTTGATGGCAATTTTTACAGCGCAGACTCGACACTTCAGCGTTGGCAACTTATAAAGAACAAAAAAGGAACATTTGGAGTTTGGCATGTTCGATGGGACAGGGAAGCGCATCGTGTCGCTATGGTTTCCTCGATTGGCGAGCGAACGGGTTCTTCGAACTTGTCCGCATGA
- a CDS encoding acyltransferase family protein, whose amino-acid sequence MKHLVGSLPTFDRFCHGRDNNFNLLRLIAAFAVAVSHSSLLTYGTGVPQPLLELTGYTLGHHAVNIFFMISGFLIYQSYLSSEHLRSFVMARLLRIFPALIVAGLLVVIIGGLLFSSASPSDYWTYSDTWIYLVGTSSAFFSSLRLPGLFEQLIVSGEVNGSLWTLKWELMAYMAVPILGLIGGYKIQGRFALVLVGFVIVNLAISLQTDWRKDLMMLDDALRLGLCFLLGMGVYHYRQKIPVSLGSAFLLWVLVWLVRESGFYEISLMVAMAYTVFWFAFIPAGWLRCYNRLGDYSYGIYIFHFPVMQMVMQIYAPSSANETLMLAFLVFLPLSILSFHLIEKPALRLRRRWSRIPLKPLEAGT is encoded by the coding sequence ATGAAACATCTGGTGGGATCTTTACCAACCTTTGATCGGTTCTGTCATGGACGGGATAACAATTTCAATCTACTTCGCCTGATTGCAGCCTTTGCGGTTGCGGTCAGTCACTCTTCCCTGTTGACTTATGGCACTGGTGTTCCGCAGCCATTGTTAGAGCTGACCGGTTATACTCTGGGCCATCATGCGGTCAATATTTTCTTCATGATCAGCGGGTTCCTGATCTATCAAAGCTATCTATCCAGCGAGCATTTGCGCTCATTCGTCATGGCTCGTCTGTTGCGGATTTTTCCGGCGCTGATTGTTGCAGGCCTTTTGGTGGTCATTATCGGTGGCTTGCTCTTCTCAAGTGCTTCACCCTCCGATTATTGGACCTATTCTGACACCTGGATTTATCTGGTTGGGACGTCCAGCGCCTTTTTTTCCAGTCTGAGATTGCCCGGCCTGTTTGAACAATTGATCGTCTCTGGTGAGGTGAATGGATCTCTATGGACCCTGAAATGGGAGCTGATGGCTTATATGGCAGTGCCGATACTTGGATTGATCGGTGGCTATAAAATACAAGGTCGCTTTGCACTGGTGCTCGTTGGTTTTGTTATTGTCAATCTGGCGATCAGTCTGCAGACCGACTGGCGCAAGGATCTGATGATGCTGGATGATGCCTTGCGGTTGGGGCTGTGTTTCCTGCTCGGGATGGGCGTTTATCACTATCGCCAGAAAATTCCCGTCTCATTGGGGAGCGCATTTCTGCTCTGGGTTCTTGTCTGGTTGGTGCGGGAGAGTGGGTTTTATGAAATCAGCCTGATGGTGGCAATGGCTTATACGGTCTTCTGGTTCGCCTTCATACCTGCAGGGTGGCTTCGTTGCTATAATCGCCTTGGGGACTATTCCTACGGGATCTATATCTTCCATTTTCCAGTCATGCAGATGGTGATGCAGATTTACGCGCCGTCTTCCGCCAATGAGACATTGATGCTGGCCTTCCTTGTCTTTTTACCGTTGTCCATCCTGTCTTTCCATCTCATCGAAAAGCCTGCATTGAGATTGAGGCGTCGTTGGAGCAGGATACCGCTCAAGCCACTTGAAGCTGGCACATGA
- a CDS encoding error-prone DNA polymerase, producing the protein MTQSNPGHALTEDEKLQQVIEEHLAPNYAELCVTSNFTFLTGASHPEELMRRAFELDLEAIAITDHNSLAGVVRAYSALKELKREAEAALKDGSITEIELPKLIIGCRLILQDSPVHWVALPTNRDAYARLTRLLTLGKRRAEKGQCDLHHDDVVKGATGMILIALPQIRPGDRQVLTHVQAMVRQFPGCVFTGAAPRYDGSDQVYFNICAQLALKACAPMVAIGDVMMHRAGRRQLADVLTCMREHITIDEIGTRALPNGERRLKSAQDMARLFRNHPAAIRRSVEIATRCSFCLGELSYEYPDEIVNGSEARQERLARLAWEGLKDRCPEGISDRNHALAQKELKLVEELGFAAYFLTVHDIVHYAKGKNILCQGRGSAANSILCWALGITDVSPDQIAMVFERFVSKHRGEPPDIDVDFEHERREEVIQHIYEKYGRHRAGLCATVIHFRTRAAIREVGKVMGLSQDVTASLSGQIWGTSSGGASKDRIRELGLDPTDRRLTQTIRLIAEIIGFPRHLSQHVGGFVITKGRLDELCPIENAAMEDRTIIEWDKDDIDALNILKVDVLSLGMLTCIHKSFELLEHHEKLDYSIATVPQEDKATYDMLCVADAIGVFQVESRAQMNFLPRMKPRTFYDLVIEVAIVRPGPIQGGMVQPFIRRRQGLEKPEPFGKALEDVTKRTLGVPLFQEQAMQIAVVGAGFSAEEADHLRRSLASFRRMGTIGSFRDKFINGMLNNGYSQEVADRCFSQIEGFADYGFPESHAAAFAMLAYVSAWLKCHHPAIFACALLNSQPMGFYAPAQIVRDAREHQIEVRPICVNFSEWDNVLERRVDGELALRLGFRQIKGLREEEVDWIVAARGNGYHDPESLWLRAGLEPRLLEKLAEADAFAGMGLSRRDAFWQVKAIRGKEPLPLFHDPLDGEMVYEPKVTLPTMHLGEEVVDDYLSMRLTLRAHPMELLRPAMPGLLTHDRLSEVPLGRYSVCGLVITRQRPGTASGVIFVTLEDETGVSNIVVWPKVYQKFRRTVMGGRLLRVSGYLQREGIVVHLIAEDVADMSHKLSELGHPLNDVVGLTNPVTDEAPRSSCPPARARHPREQAKRLFPSRDFH; encoded by the coding sequence ATGACGCAATCGAATCCAGGTCATGCGCTGACCGAGGATGAAAAACTGCAACAGGTGATTGAGGAGCATCTGGCGCCTAATTATGCTGAATTGTGCGTGACCTCCAATTTTACCTTTTTGACAGGGGCCTCTCATCCTGAGGAATTGATGAGGCGTGCCTTTGAGTTGGATTTGGAAGCCATTGCCATCACTGATCATAACTCGCTAGCCGGGGTGGTGCGGGCTTATTCGGCACTCAAGGAATTGAAGCGGGAAGCAGAGGCTGCGCTCAAGGATGGATCAATCACTGAAATAGAGCTGCCCAAATTGATCATTGGGTGTCGCTTGATTTTGCAGGATAGCCCAGTCCATTGGGTGGCCTTGCCGACGAACCGTGATGCTTATGCCCGGTTGACCCGACTTTTGACTCTCGGCAAGCGCCGGGCTGAAAAAGGACAATGCGATCTGCACCATGATGATGTGGTCAAGGGTGCGACAGGCATGATCCTGATTGCCCTGCCGCAGATAAGGCCAGGAGACCGACAGGTTTTGACGCATGTTCAGGCCATGGTTCGCCAATTTCCCGGTTGTGTCTTTACCGGAGCTGCACCGCGTTATGATGGTAGTGATCAGGTCTATTTCAATATTTGTGCCCAGTTGGCGCTCAAGGCCTGTGCACCCATGGTGGCAATTGGGGATGTGATGATGCATCGGGCAGGCCGTCGCCAGCTGGCCGATGTTCTGACCTGTATGCGAGAGCATATTACTATTGATGAGATTGGTACTCGTGCTTTGCCAAATGGAGAGCGCCGTTTGAAAAGTGCTCAGGATATGGCTCGATTGTTTCGCAATCACCCGGCAGCGATCCGGCGCAGCGTGGAAATTGCCACCCGCTGTAGCTTCTGTTTGGGTGAATTGTCTTATGAATATCCCGATGAGATTGTGAATGGGTCTGAGGCACGACAAGAGCGCCTTGCACGACTGGCGTGGGAAGGGCTGAAAGATCGATGTCCGGAGGGCATTTCGGATCGCAACCATGCCTTGGCGCAGAAGGAACTCAAGTTGGTTGAAGAATTGGGGTTTGCGGCCTATTTTCTCACCGTTCATGACATTGTGCATTACGCGAAGGGCAAGAATATTCTTTGTCAGGGACGTGGGTCGGCAGCCAATTCCATTTTGTGTTGGGCGCTGGGAATTACTGATGTCAGCCCGGATCAAATTGCCATGGTCTTTGAGCGCTTCGTGTCAAAGCATCGCGGAGAACCACCGGATATTGATGTGGATTTCGAGCATGAACGGCGTGAAGAGGTTATTCAGCATATCTATGAGAAATATGGACGCCATCGGGCGGGGCTTTGTGCAACGGTGATCCATTTTCGCACCCGCGCTGCCATTCGAGAAGTAGGTAAAGTCATGGGCCTGTCGCAGGATGTGACAGCCAGTCTGTCTGGGCAGATTTGGGGCACTTCCAGTGGAGGGGCATCGAAGGATCGGATCCGGGAATTGGGACTGGATCCAACAGACCGGCGCTTGACCCAGACCATTCGCCTGATTGCTGAAATTATCGGCTTTCCACGCCATCTCTCGCAGCATGTTGGTGGATTTGTCATCACCAAAGGACGATTGGATGAGTTGTGTCCCATTGAGAATGCAGCGATGGAAGATCGAACGATCATTGAATGGGACAAGGATGATATTGATGCCTTGAATATTCTCAAGGTTGATGTGTTGAGTCTTGGCATGCTGACTTGCATCCATAAGAGCTTTGAGCTTTTGGAGCATCATGAAAAGCTGGACTATAGCATTGCCACGGTCCCGCAAGAGGATAAGGCTACCTATGATATGCTATGTGTTGCTGATGCCATCGGAGTCTTTCAGGTCGAAAGCCGTGCGCAGATGAATTTCCTGCCACGGATGAAGCCACGTACCTTTTATGATCTGGTGATCGAAGTGGCCATCGTTCGTCCAGGACCTATTCAGGGTGGGATGGTGCAGCCCTTTATCAGACGGCGGCAGGGGTTGGAGAAACCAGAACCATTTGGCAAGGCTTTGGAAGATGTGACCAAACGCACTTTGGGCGTGCCGCTCTTTCAGGAGCAGGCAATGCAAATTGCCGTGGTAGGTGCCGGGTTTTCAGCTGAAGAGGCTGACCATTTGCGCCGATCATTGGCCTCGTTCCGCCGTATGGGAACCATCGGATCATTCCGGGATAAATTCATCAATGGCATGCTGAATAATGGCTATAGTCAGGAGGTGGCAGATCGCTGTTTTTCTCAGATTGAGGGCTTTGCCGATTATGGTTTTCCGGAAAGTCATGCTGCCGCCTTTGCCATGCTGGCTTATGTTTCCGCCTGGTTGAAGTGCCATCACCCGGCTATCTTTGCCTGTGCCTTACTGAATTCCCAACCCATGGGTTTTTATGCGCCTGCCCAGATTGTGCGCGATGCGCGGGAACACCAGATTGAGGTGCGACCGATTTGTGTCAATTTCAGTGAATGGGACAATGTTTTGGAGCGCCGGGTGGATGGGGAGTTGGCTTTGCGTCTGGGCTTCCGTCAGATCAAGGGCTTACGGGAAGAAGAAGTGGACTGGATTGTTGCTGCTCGTGGCAATGGCTATCATGATCCAGAGAGTTTGTGGCTGCGCGCTGGTCTGGAGCCACGTCTCTTGGAAAAACTGGCTGAAGCGGATGCATTTGCTGGCATGGGATTATCCCGGCGAGATGCCTTTTGGCAAGTGAAGGCCATTCGCGGGAAAGAACCACTGCCGTTATTCCACGATCCGCTTGATGGTGAGATGGTCTATGAGCCCAAGGTTACATTGCCGACCATGCATCTGGGAGAGGAAGTTGTTGATGACTATCTCTCCATGCGGCTGACTTTGCGTGCTCATCCCATGGAATTGTTGCGTCCTGCCATGCCTGGATTGCTTACCCATGATCGATTGAGTGAAGTACCATTGGGGCGCTACTCCGTTTGCGGTCTGGTCATCACCCGCCAGCGTCCGGGAACGGCTTCTGGTGTTATCTTTGTCACATTGGAAGACGAAACGGGTGTTTCCAATATTGTTGTCTGGCCAAAGGT
- a CDS encoding c-type cytochrome, with protein sequence MNKFLIYTAVALMVSASAYAPVPVLAHGGATGIVKERMDAMGMMGKAVKALKGMMQGKAAYNADLVRKQSAVIKQHSGEALIKGFPEGSTQMPSEAKNEIWMDWERFSSLAEQLGTYAGALEMAADNGLMKDAAKGQSMGTMMGVAASASMGKDMMGKAMGVMGGGAMDAAALAKMPADAVFTKMVQVCSACHTDFRLEKKK encoded by the coding sequence ATGAACAAGTTTCTTATTTACACCGCTGTTGCCCTGATGGTTTCAGCGAGCGCATACGCACCTGTTCCTGTTCTGGCGCATGGTGGGGCGACTGGAATTGTCAAAGAACGCATGGATGCCATGGGTATGATGGGCAAGGCTGTGAAAGCCTTGAAAGGCATGATGCAAGGAAAAGCTGCTTATAATGCCGATTTGGTACGTAAACAGTCTGCTGTCATCAAGCAGCATTCGGGCGAGGCTTTGATCAAGGGGTTTCCTGAAGGATCAACCCAAATGCCGTCGGAAGCCAAAAACGAGATCTGGATGGATTGGGAGCGTTTCTCAAGCCTTGCCGAGCAATTGGGAACCTATGCTGGGGCATTGGAAATGGCGGCAGACAATGGTTTGATGAAGGATGCTGCCAAAGGTCAATCCATGGGAACCATGATGGGGGTGGCTGCTTCCGCCAGCATGGGCAAGGATATGATGGGCAAAGCCATGGGTGTGATGGGCGGTGGTGCAATGGATGCTGCTGCTCTTGCCAAGATGCCTGCCGATGCCGTCTTTACCAAGATGGTGCAGGTTTGTTCGGCCTGTCATACTGACTTCCGTCTTGAGAAGAAGAAATAA
- a CDS encoding ATP-binding cassette domain-containing protein yields the protein MLQAAKQKSPILLTGVNHWFGIGEARKQVIFDVDLEINPGELTILMGPSGSGKTTLLTLMGCLREVQKGDLFLLGHQLRGAEEEEKEFLRRQLGFIFQAHNLHESLTATQNVLMGLAVHPASDRVERQVEAAHHILSSLGLEDRLDYLPANLSGGQKQRVAVARALVSRPDIVFADEPTAALDKESGLAVVRMLKGMGEAFGTTTLMVTHDNRILELADRIITMEEGAIVSDNVNRKI from the coding sequence ATGCTTCAAGCTGCAAAACAAAAATCACCAATCTTACTCACGGGCGTCAATCATTGGTTTGGCATTGGTGAAGCGCGCAAGCAGGTCATCTTCGATGTTGATCTGGAGATCAATCCCGGGGAATTGACCATTCTCATGGGGCCATCTGGCTCTGGCAAGACAACTTTGCTGACCCTGATGGGATGTTTGCGAGAGGTGCAAAAGGGAGATTTATTCCTGCTGGGGCATCAATTGCGCGGCGCTGAAGAAGAGGAGAAGGAGTTCTTGCGCAGGCAGTTGGGCTTCATCTTTCAGGCTCATAATCTGCATGAGAGTTTGACTGCGACCCAGAATGTTCTGATGGGGCTTGCGGTTCATCCAGCTTCAGATCGTGTTGAGCGACAGGTAGAAGCTGCTCACCATATTTTGTCGTCGCTCGGATTGGAGGATCGACTGGACTATCTGCCTGCCAACCTTTCTGGTGGGCAGAAGCAACGTGTTGCGGTAGCGCGGGCTCTGGTCTCGCGTCCTGATATCGTCTTTGCAGATGAGCCGACGGCTGCGCTCGATAAGGAAAGTGGTCTGGCGGTGGTCAGAATGCTCAAAGGCATGGGAGAGGCATTTGGTACCACGACGCTTATGGTTACCCATGACAATCGCATTCTTGAGCTGGCCGACCGGATCATCACCATGGAGGAAGGGGCTATCGTCAGTGATAACGTTAACCGGAAGATTTAG
- a CDS encoding Y-family DNA polymerase yields MFDGTGKRIVSLWFPRLASERVLRTCPHDGAFALTFNEKNANRLYCLNGQAEAQGLYRGMAYSDARAFCPTLQTIPVDFRADQRFLEILRRWATRYCPWVGFEGVDGLVLDITGSAHLMGGEEAMLADISARLNRTGLSVRMGLGNTRGAAWALAHHGEEGKQIVKAGEELSSLATLPVSALRLDEETCVTLQRLGLRYIGDLVETERAPLLRRFGPSLLKRLDQTLGWQPEPVTPLEDPIHYGVRMTLPEPIGLLSDVMAGTERLLERLCDKLKKQEAGVKELCLTARRVDQESQQATLRLARPLRDPHRILPLFERGLSEIEAGFGIDQLRLQAVHVEALPNQQTSYLSSGCKDQLDDLITRLGTRIGLENIQRFLPADSHIPERSFSVAPAAFCEPDSKWKAPRPRPIRLFGPDPVEGEDARPPRRFRWRGLFLTVRNCVGPERIAPEWWQQDGNWSSGLRDYWQVETAEGRRLWMFYTPQEPGWFVQGEFA; encoded by the coding sequence ATGTTCGATGGGACAGGGAAGCGCATCGTGTCGCTATGGTTTCCTCGATTGGCGAGCGAACGGGTTCTTCGAACTTGTCCGCATGACGGGGCCTTTGCGCTTACATTCAATGAGAAGAATGCCAATCGTCTTTACTGCCTGAATGGGCAAGCTGAGGCGCAAGGGCTCTATCGTGGCATGGCCTATTCTGATGCCCGAGCCTTTTGTCCAACTCTGCAAACCATTCCTGTGGATTTTCGGGCTGACCAACGTTTTTTGGAAATTCTGCGCCGTTGGGCCACACGTTATTGCCCATGGGTGGGGTTTGAGGGTGTGGACGGTCTTGTGCTCGATATCACCGGCTCTGCTCATTTGATGGGGGGAGAAGAGGCCATGCTGGCTGATATATCGGCGCGGTTGAATAGAACTGGTTTGAGCGTGCGTATGGGACTGGGAAATACAAGGGGGGCTGCCTGGGCTTTGGCGCATCATGGGGAAGAAGGCAAGCAAATTGTCAAGGCCGGGGAGGAGCTCTCAAGTCTGGCTACGTTGCCTGTTTCGGCTCTGCGATTGGATGAAGAGACATGCGTGACGCTGCAACGGTTGGGTTTGCGTTATATCGGAGATCTGGTTGAGACAGAACGTGCACCTCTCTTACGTCGTTTCGGGCCAAGCCTGTTGAAACGATTGGATCAGACTTTGGGCTGGCAGCCCGAGCCGGTTACACCGTTGGAAGACCCTATCCATTATGGGGTGCGGATGACCTTGCCGGAACCCATCGGGCTTTTGAGCGATGTGATGGCTGGAACAGAGCGCCTCTTGGAGCGTCTCTGTGATAAGCTCAAAAAACAGGAAGCGGGGGTGAAAGAGCTGTGTCTGACTGCGCGAAGAGTGGATCAGGAGAGTCAGCAAGCGACCTTGCGTCTTGCGCGCCCTTTGAGAGACCCACATCGGATCTTGCCCTTGTTTGAGCGCGGTTTATCAGAGATTGAAGCAGGTTTCGGAATTGATCAGTTGCGGCTGCAAGCTGTGCATGTAGAGGCATTGCCAAATCAGCAAACGAGTTATCTTTCTTCTGGCTGCAAGGATCAATTGGATGATCTGATCACGCGCCTCGGAACCCGGATCGGATTGGAAAATATCCAGCGCTTCCTACCCGCTGATAGTCATATTCCGGAGCGTAGCTTTTCTGTTGCTCCAGCCGCTTTTTGTGAACCGGATAGCAAATGGAAGGCACCAAGGCCGCGGCCCATTCGATTGTTTGGGCCAGATCCGGTTGAAGGTGAAGATGCGCGTCCACCCAGACGTTTTCGTTGGCGGGGGCTGTTTCTGACCGTGCGTAATTGTGTGGGCCCCGAACGCATCGCACCGGAATGGTGGCAGCAGGATGGTAATTGGAGTTCTGGCTTACGGGATTATTGGCAAGTGGAGACAGCAGAAGGGCGGCGGCTCTGGATGTTTTATACGCCGCAAGAGCCGGGCTGGTTCGTGCAGGGAGAGTTTGCATGA